In Burkholderia contaminans, the following proteins share a genomic window:
- a CDS encoding NAD(P)/FAD-dependent oxidoreductase, with product MTQSFTRRADALARDSYYEATAVRPAVDDPALDGTIDVDVCVIGAGFAGLSTALDCRARGLSVAVIDAHRPGWGASGRNGGQAITGFAKDEEIERQLGADGARAAWSLSLDGVALIAERIARYGIDCDFTRGYLTVATKPRRIDDLHAWMDAATRRWGHPSLSWLDTGEIRARIASTRYLAGVYDPLSGHLHPLKYCLGLADAARREGVALYAHTPALDVVRGERPVVRTPSGDVRCRFVVSCCNAGPGGVLPAATAARIAPIASYIIATEPLGQARADALIARREAVCDNNFFLDYFRLSADHRMLFGGRANSAGASPATLAETIRRRMAGVFPQLGDVRVDHAWGGFVDVTRNRAPDFGALDPNFFYVQGFSGHGVALTGIAGRAVAGAIAGDTRAFDLFARMRHRRFPGGDAWRQPALELGMLYHRVRELF from the coding sequence ATGACGCAGTCTTTCACCCGCCGCGCCGATGCGCTCGCGCGCGACTCGTACTACGAAGCGACGGCCGTGCGCCCCGCCGTGGACGATCCCGCGCTCGACGGGACGATCGACGTCGACGTCTGCGTGATCGGCGCCGGCTTCGCGGGCCTGTCGACGGCGCTCGACTGCCGTGCTCGCGGCCTGTCCGTCGCGGTAATCGACGCGCACCGGCCCGGCTGGGGCGCGTCGGGCCGCAACGGCGGCCAGGCGATCACCGGCTTCGCGAAGGACGAGGAGATCGAGCGGCAGCTCGGCGCCGACGGCGCGCGCGCCGCGTGGTCGCTGTCGCTCGACGGTGTCGCGCTGATCGCCGAGCGGATCGCGCGCTACGGGATCGACTGCGACTTCACGCGCGGCTACCTGACGGTCGCGACGAAGCCGCGTCGCATCGACGACCTGCACGCATGGATGGACGCCGCAACCCGGCGCTGGGGCCATCCGTCATTGTCGTGGCTCGACACCGGCGAGATTCGCGCACGCATCGCGTCGACGCGCTATCTCGCGGGCGTCTACGATCCGCTGTCGGGCCACCTGCATCCGCTCAAGTACTGCCTTGGCCTCGCCGATGCCGCGCGCCGCGAAGGCGTCGCGCTGTATGCGCATACGCCCGCGCTCGACGTCGTGCGCGGCGAGCGGCCCGTCGTGCGCACGCCGTCGGGCGACGTGCGCTGCCGGTTCGTCGTGTCGTGCTGCAACGCGGGCCCCGGCGGCGTGCTGCCGGCCGCGACGGCCGCGCGCATTGCGCCGATCGCGTCGTACATCATCGCGACCGAGCCGCTCGGCCAGGCGCGCGCCGATGCGCTGATCGCCCGGCGCGAAGCCGTGTGCGACAACAACTTCTTCCTCGACTATTTTCGGCTGTCGGCCGACCACCGGATGCTGTTCGGCGGCCGCGCGAATTCGGCCGGCGCTTCGCCCGCCACGCTCGCCGAAACGATCCGGCGCCGCATGGCCGGCGTGTTCCCGCAGCTCGGCGACGTGCGCGTCGACCATGCGTGGGGCGGCTTCGTCGACGTCACCCGCAACCGCGCGCCGGATTTCGGCGCGCTCGATCCGAACTTCTTCTACGTTCAGGGCTTCAGCGGCCACGGCGTCGCACTCACCGGCATCGCCGGGCGCGCGGTTGCCGGCGCGATCGCGGGCGACACGCGCGCGTTCGACCTGTTCGCCCGCATGCGCCACCGGCGCTTCCCCGGCGGCGACGCCTGGCGGCAACCCGCGCTCGAACTCGGGATGCTGTACCACCGCGTGCGCGAGCTGTTCTGA